A window from Planococcus maritimus encodes these proteins:
- a CDS encoding LLM class flavin-dependent oxidoreductase, translated as MEQYRINPNNGLEFGIYTLGDHLPDPHTGKRQSEGERVREIIRFAQLAEQAGVDFFSVGESHQEYFATQAHTVVLAAIAQATEKIKISSSSTIISTSDPVRVFEDFATIDLISQGRAEIIAGRASRVGLFDLLGYDIRYYEELYEEKFKLLLEINEQETVNWNGRFRASLKDAQVLPRPEHGSLPIWRAVGGHPSSAIKAGQAGVPMMLATLGGPAETFKMTIDAYRKAATEAGYDAAQLPVATAGFFNAAETTQQALAEYYPHVDKGMLKTNGRGYPQEAFQHGAEKESVMNIGSPQEIIEKILYQHELYGHQRYIAQMDFGGVPIERLERNLELLASEILPAVRKYTRLK; from the coding sequence ATGGAACAATACCGCATTAATCCGAACAACGGCCTCGAGTTCGGCATTTATACACTCGGCGATCATTTGCCGGATCCACATACAGGAAAACGGCAATCGGAAGGGGAACGCGTTCGCGAGATTATCCGCTTCGCACAACTCGCCGAACAAGCAGGCGTCGACTTTTTCAGCGTCGGCGAAAGCCATCAGGAGTATTTCGCTACGCAAGCGCATACGGTCGTCTTGGCGGCAATCGCACAGGCAACTGAAAAAATCAAAATTTCAAGCTCGTCGACCATCATCTCGACTTCAGACCCGGTTCGCGTATTCGAGGATTTTGCGACGATCGATTTGATTTCGCAAGGCCGCGCTGAAATCATCGCGGGCCGTGCATCGCGTGTCGGGCTTTTCGATTTGCTCGGCTACGATATCCGCTATTACGAAGAATTGTACGAAGAAAAATTCAAGCTATTGCTTGAAATCAATGAGCAGGAAACCGTCAATTGGAACGGCCGTTTTCGCGCATCGCTAAAAGATGCTCAAGTATTGCCACGCCCAGAACACGGCAGTCTGCCGATTTGGCGAGCGGTCGGTGGGCATCCATCGAGTGCTATTAAAGCAGGGCAGGCTGGCGTGCCGATGATGCTCGCGACACTTGGCGGACCGGCGGAAACTTTCAAGATGACCATCGACGCGTATCGCAAGGCCGCGACAGAAGCGGGCTATGACGCTGCGCAATTGCCGGTTGCGACTGCAGGGTTTTTCAATGCTGCTGAAACGACCCAACAGGCGCTTGCGGAATATTATCCACATGTGGATAAAGGAATGCTCAAAACCAACGGCCGCGGTTATCCACAGGAAGCGTTCCAGCACGGAGCAGAAAAAGAAAGCGTCATGAACATTGGCAGCCCACAAGAAATTATCGAGAAGATTCTTTACCAGCACGAGCTTTATGGGCATCAGCGCTATATCGCGCAAATGGATTTCGGTGGGGTGCCAATAGAGCGCCTCGAGCGAAATCTTGAGTTATTGGCATCAGAAATTTTGCCAGCAGTGCGCAAATACACGCGCCTCAAATAA